In Citrus sinensis cultivar Valencia sweet orange chromosome 3, DVS_A1.0, whole genome shotgun sequence, the sequence TGACCGCTAGAGATGAGCAAGGGGGGATCGAAGCTGTCGAAAATTTAAGACAATCTGGTGTTTCTAATTTTGTATTTCACCAGCTTGATGTGAAGGATTCTGCCAGCGCATTTATTGAAACTCACTTTGGAAAGCTTGATATCCTGGTAACAGACCTGATGTTTTAGTATGGCATCAGTGCAGGTATAATTTTCTCGGGAAATTGTAAAATGCTCTTTTCACTTCTACGCAGGTGAATAATGCAGGGGATGGTGGAATAATTATGAACAGTGAAGCTTTCAGAGCATTCAGGCCAGTGGACAGAAGGTCTGTAAAGTATTTATTGATCTGAATTCGAGCTACTACCTTGCAGCATCTGTTGTTTTTCTTCCCTATTTAGTTACATAAGCACAAAATGTGATGACATACAACACATTGCAATATGATcaaatttcatgtttgattCATGCAGGTTACTGAAAATAATGCTAGTTTGTTAAAGGGAATAATGGACCAGACATATGAGAAGACAAAAGAATGCCTGGAGACAAATTTCTATAGAACCAAAAGGGTAACTGAAGCACTTCTTCCCTTACTGCAGCTCTCCAAGTCAGCCAGAATAGTGAACATGTCTTCCTTCTATGGACAGCTAAAGGTAATTAAAGAAATGGGACAAAccaattatgtttatttgaaatttgaaacaaataattcTGTTACGATTATTGCTTCTTGTTTCAGTATATCGGCAATGAAAAGGCTCAAGCAGAACTTGGGAATATAGAGAGCCTAACAGTTGAGCGGCTAGATGAGACTGTGTAATGGTTTTTGAGGGATTTCAAAGAGAATAAGCTGCAGGCTAACGCCTCGCCTATAACTGTATCTGCATATAGAGTATCAAAAGCTGCAGTGAACGCTTAAACAAGAATCATAGCAGGTAAATATCCCAGTTTCAAAGTAAATTGTGTTCATCCTGGATTGGTAAAAACAGATATGATTTGTAACACCGGAAGCATGACTGTTGAAGAAGGCGCTAGAGCTCCTGTTATGTTGGCTCCGTCACCTGATGATGGTCCTTCAGGCCTCTTTTATGATGAGATGAATGTATCTAGCTTCTAATCTAGTAAGTAACAGGGCTAGGAGACATTTAATCATTGTttaacaaaattgaaagaaatgtAAGCTTTGAAGTTTCCTGTTTCTCAATATTTCGATCTAAACATGTTAGACAAAGATGCAAAAGTAATACTTTGATACTCAAAAGATGAAATAATTACAGATATAGCATTGCCACATTGTTTCAAGGTCATCAGAAAGAAAAACATTCACTTAGTATTCAATGCTTCAGAAAGAAAGCCTCTAGCCACTAACTTTTGAATCATGACGGGAGAATAATGCTCACTTATCTCTCTGTTTTGCTTAAGAATATTAAGGTAAATTCTCTCAGGTCAAAGCATGAGAACCTTCAGGAACAGTACTTGATTCCTTCTGCAGAAAAGATTTGAATTGCAGGTGcggcatttttttaaatttttgagcGGCTTCTAACAGCATTTCTCCTTGCGCAGCATCCCACAAAGTATACAATTGACTGACAGTGAAAAATTGACATGAGATAAATCAAGAACAATCGTTATTGACAATTATAGATATACCTGAATAAATGAAGCAGCAATGCATGGTGTCAAATTTCTTAAACAGCCTTGCCAGAAGGAAGAATATAAAGCAACACACTGCTTTTATTATATGAAGATAATTGGCGTTCAATAAACTTGTAGCAGCAATTCAAGTCAGTTTATCTCTcacaataaaatttcaaatcgCATTTTCACATAAGCAATAATAGAGGtgtattcaaatttttttatttttaataagttgGCTTGATTAATGATAGAAAATAGCATGATGTCTGTCGCAAAATGGTGAATGGTTAGTTTCTtaccaaaacaacaaaaagaatcaaattaaaaatagccACAACTCTCCACTCAATTTTCATGTACTGTGCAACTCCAGCCCTGCAAAATGATTAAAGAAACATTGAGGATATCTGatgaaaaaggaaagggaagatgggtaaaatgaaaaatggatgATATTTACTTGCAGGAATCACAATTGTAGCACTTGACAGCCCGTGAATTTTTGTAAAGCTTGCAGTCCTTGTTGGAACTAGTGGGATGAAAGCTCAAATCATAGTATGAAGCATTGACAACTGGATAACCGCATCTAGGAATACAGATAAATCCCAACGAAAATTATATCAGTCCAACAGAAGTTTTCATCACATCAATACACTAGGGTATTTAGACGCTGAAGACAATCACTTAACTTACACTGTTACACAGttatgaatgaaatgaattggAATGAAACATAAAGCAACCAAGGAACCTACTCAAATGGTGGTCGACAGCAACCGGCTTCAATGGGGGTCAGTTTTGCAGATTTAAATTGTTTAAGAGTCTGTGATCAACAAGTAAAAACATTGAAACTTATAAAACAGAGATAGATAAGAAAGACAAAGCTTGAAGTCGAACGTGgaccttatatttttttgatagATTATTGCAATCCTCAGATTTTACAAGACAGCTCTTCAAGCGCTTCCAGTTCCCAGGATTATTCAGCTGCAACAAGACAAATCTAAGAATAATGGACAACAAACTTCTCTCTCGCTCTCTCATGGGAGTGGGGGAAGGGGGATTGTACAAACAAATTGTAGATATCAAATTCCACTCTCTGTCTTAGAACCATACATCATAGAGAAAGAAACATTACATGATTCAGAAACCATGAACTGTAATCTTTAAGTTGATACTCCTTGTACCTAAAACAATAAGAAGTTAACAGTTGTTAGCATACCAATCCCAGCtgactaataaaaaaaaataactgaaCATGTGCTGGcttattcatttatatatCAGTATATCACTAGGTGATACAGCCCAATCTGCTGACAAGTACAAATATGTGGCTGTTATCTTGTCAATGTGAGTCAAAGCTACATATGAAGTGGAATTTCCTAaccaaaagcaaaaatcagagacaacaattttctttaaatgaattaaattgtcTTACCTCAAACCAGCAACACTATGGCCCGATCCATTATTTGTTATGATAAATCTACAACAAATGGAAATTATCACTTGTTACAAGGATGCAAGagatttgttttcaaattaacaaaacataaaaacgCGGCCTAGTAAATTACTCAATTAAGATGGGGAGGGTCATCAACAGGAGCTTACATCTCTAGCGAAGTGCTAAAGCCTGGGAGGCTAAAGCATGCTAGTTCATTGGTCACTATTTACCATACAACGGCTGGGGATTGAAGAGACATGCAGAAGAAACCTAAGGCCATGTAGCACTTTCAAGATATACATTTGTGAACCATCATATTTCTCTTCAGGTCATTGAAACCATGGAGAAATAACTACATGATCATTGGttccttcttcttcaatttgaaACAAGTTTAGCTACACAATCCTTATTATATAtacttaataaatttgaagaaatacTGTTCTAACAATctgtgagaaaataataatattttcagcTTTCCCCCtgttcatatatataaaaggatATTTCCAACTGTACCATGATGCTACTCAGTTACATTTTTGGCCATAAAGGCTTTGTGAACTATAAGATATACAACTTAAACAGCCCTCTGCATCTGCAGCCAGAGGCACCCCATTTTTCACAAGCATCATAAACCTCCAACAAACCAGAAAAGCAGACATACACAATTTCACGAAGAAAATGGAGCAACAATATATGGACTTGAGTTCAAAAGCACTTATGGCCTCGACAGATACACATAGTTCAAGACAAATGTTATCATGTATCTAGAATAAAATTAGGGTGAGAATAAACTTCAACACTGCAGCAAAAATACTTACGCCAATACTGTGAATACCAAAATTGCCACCAGAACAAGACACAACATGATGAGATACTGCAAGTAAGAAGTCAAGGAAGTGTTTTGCAGCTAAAAATAGGATTTGGATAAAGCAAAATGATCATTTGCAAAAATAAGGATACAATCCACAAAAGGATAGTGTTGTTCTTCAATGCTCCCAAGAATCCAATTATAGATCTAGAATCAAAAGAACAGGAGCGTGCATCAGTAATACCATATACAATAATATCATAAAAGGattcttaatttcaaaattgaaatcttACATTATGAAGATCAATGCACCAAGGCCTAGGACAGGAAGAGTGAGGGACCTCCGACAGTTGTCATGATGAGTGCTCATCCACAccccaaaaattataatagttaTAGCTAAAAGCTGCACATTAGAGATATAAATAAGCATGAAATCACAAGAATGAGCAAGATACAATCCAATCCCTCATTTCCatttcttttaagttacagctaTTAAACAATATAACCCACTAGATCAAGTAACTCACGCGCCGCGGaagggggggtgggggggggggggggaaaaaaatgttgcCTTAGGATAAACCAAGATAGAGGTTTAAAACTTGTATTTTGCTATAATATattaccaaaaagaaaaaaatctaatacagaactagaaaaagaaaaacagcaTTAACAAATCATCAATGCATAAGAATATTGTACAGAAATGGACCAAGTAGACAACAAACAAACTCGAATGCCAGAAATCCAACGACAAATAA encodes:
- the LOC102624883 gene encoding (+)-neomenthol dehydrogenase-like produces the protein MEETNTRSTAKRNAVVTGANKGIGLEICRQLASNGVEVILTARDEQGGIEAVENLRQSGVSNFVFHQLDVKDSASAFIETHFGKLDILVNNAGDGGIIMNSEAFRAFRPVDRRLLKIMLVC
- the LOC102624604 gene encoding tetraspanin-10, with amino-acid sequence MKQAKMGMGTSTFIIRWINFLTMLLAITIIIFGVWMSTHHDNCRRSLTLPVLGLGALIFIISIIGFLGALKNNTILLWIYLIMLCLVLVAILVFTVLAFIITNNGSGHSVAGLRYKEYQLKDYSSWFLNHLNNPGNWKRLKSCLVKSEDCNNLSKKYKTLKQFKSAKLTPIEAGCCRPPFECGYPVVNASYYDLSFHPTSSNKDCKLYKNSRAVKCYNCDSCKAGVAQYMKIEWRVVAIFNLILFVVLSIVYFVGCCARRNAVRSRSKI